From the genome of Deltaproteobacteria bacterium, one region includes:
- a CDS encoding radical SAM protein — MSGNKTQKFVLFYYNDYESLGLEYISAVLKSANIKTALVYKNLVDYYAFDSSDKLYNQFYTKTAMEICEQKPDVLALSLLTDTFQINMSIAKEVKRLNPDIKVLVGGVHAGLLPELTLTYPQVDALCIGEGEYSTLAYMQNLDSILAGESPVLDGVVYKQNGRMVGNFSRHTINDELDKLPFPDKSLFYDVDPSMKSHYFVQCSRGCPFICSYCINDYLNHEIKGKRSRHRSPENIIDELAWAKKNYSPSFVVFVDECFGLDFKWVERFLSLYKEKIGLPFLVSVYPNLVTPQLADLMRDANCWYVAMGVQSLNEDISKKVLKRSIRREKVAKAIEIIRSRGITLQCDQIFGIPGETEKDMLDALAFYNENRPSLVSVYWLTYYPKAQITKYAAELGIITGSDIENIEHGRMSYGIKKVHAYHDINFWLNYFSFFPKWFIRFILYVKFYRLFKIKNFYISSAIPRALHAIFHKKDWNRYYMKRIILKKVNNFRLWAPLKR, encoded by the coding sequence ATGTCAGGCAATAAAACGCAAAAGTTTGTTCTATTTTATTATAACGATTATGAATCACTCGGGCTGGAATATATTTCGGCGGTGCTCAAAAGTGCAAATATAAAGACGGCCTTGGTTTATAAGAATCTTGTGGATTATTATGCCTTCGATTCTTCTGATAAACTATATAATCAGTTTTATACAAAGACTGCCATGGAAATTTGTGAACAAAAGCCGGATGTATTGGCATTATCTTTATTGACAGACACCTTTCAGATTAATATGTCTATTGCGAAAGAGGTTAAGAGGTTAAATCCTGATATAAAGGTGTTAGTCGGAGGTGTGCATGCTGGGTTGCTGCCTGAATTAACATTAACTTATCCGCAGGTAGACGCATTGTGTATTGGAGAAGGTGAATATTCAACATTGGCATATATGCAAAATCTTGACTCCATTTTGGCAGGTGAGTCGCCTGTTTTAGATGGAGTAGTATATAAGCAAAACGGCCGTATGGTAGGTAATTTTTCAAGGCATACTATTAATGATGAATTGGATAAACTTCCTTTCCCTGATAAGTCCCTTTTTTATGATGTTGATCCTTCTATGAAATCTCATTATTTTGTTCAGTGTTCCAGGGGTTGTCCTTTTATTTGTTCTTATTGCATAAATGATTATTTGAACCACGAAATAAAGGGAAAACGATCCCGTCATCGTTCTCCTGAAAATATAATTGACGAGTTGGCATGGGCTAAAAAAAATTATTCTCCTTCTTTCGTAGTGTTTGTTGATGAATGTTTTGGTTTGGATTTCAAGTGGGTTGAGCGTTTTCTTTCTTTATATAAAGAAAAGATAGGACTTCCGTTTCTTGTTTCCGTGTATCCAAATCTGGTTACACCGCAATTGGCTGATCTGATGCGAGATGCCAATTGTTGGTATGTAGCTATGGGAGTGCAATCATTAAACGAAGATATCTCTAAAAAGGTCCTGAAACGCTCCATCCGCCGTGAAAAAGTTGCAAAGGCTATAGAGATTATACGCTCCAGAGGCATAACGCTTCAATGCGACCAGATTTTTGGCATTCCTGGAGAAACCGAAAAAGATATGCTTGATGCATTGGCTTTTTATAACGAAAACCGTCCGAGCCTTGTTAGTGTATATTGGCTCACTTATTATCCAAAGGCCCAGATTACTAAATACGCTGCTGAATTAGGCATTATTACAGGTAGTGATATTGAAAATATTGAGCACGGCAGAATGTCTTACGGTATCAAAAAAGTCCACGCATACCACGATATTAATTTTTGGCTGAACTATTTTTCTTTTTTTCCCAAGTGGTTCATTCGTTTTATTTTATATGTTAAATTTTATCGTTTGTTTAAAATAAAAAATTTCTATATTAGCAGTGCTATTCCCAGGGCGCTTCATGCTATTTTTCATAAGAAAGACTGGAATAGATATTATATGAAACGGATAATATTGAAAAAGGTTAATAATTTCAGGCTTTGGGCGCCTTTGAAAAGGTAG
- a CDS encoding radical SAM protein encodes MSDIIFINPKEKKVLGPFDFLVTKSVPLGLGYLAAYLMERNCSVEIIDEEVKKITPENIKDITDNDEQLFGISCMTPNVGRGYELANLIKSLYPKSTIIFGGIHPTVAPEEVISKPSIDLVVRGEAEPVIEQIVNSHKNGLGFKDILSCSYKDSGKIIHKPMAPLIDINLLPDIPYHLFDSKIYDMGFIISSRGCPYNCVFCSQRAINGNKYRYRATDKVIKEIETLVDRYAPSNIMFFDDIFTIHKKRIYELCQGIIDKGLHNKAEFTMVTRGDCVDDDLLQRLQAANFTGLAFGVETASEELMKMIDKQETVQDIVNGINLAKKYGFGVDTVFIYGLPGETRADRVASLNLAISLDVSKARFNNATPYPGSRLYDIAKKENNLNIVGAWENFHPTGVLTSLKPFEHPLPYYPQGSTKEEIIMDVIQANMLYFLQPKRFWTLIKNAIRGGGTKWLELPPKWWMSTYYIRCVFEVIMVNCKRLLWLIKWKFQGKLLTQYKKG; translated from the coding sequence ATGTCCGATATAATATTTATAAATCCGAAAGAAAAGAAAGTGCTGGGGCCATTTGATTTTTTGGTGACTAAAAGTGTTCCTTTGGGGCTTGGTTATCTTGCAGCATATTTAATGGAAAGAAATTGCAGTGTCGAGATAATAGATGAAGAGGTTAAAAAGATAACACCAGAAAACATTAAAGATATCACAGATAATGATGAGCAGTTATTTGGCATTAGTTGTATGACTCCAAATGTTGGCCGTGGCTATGAACTCGCCAATTTAATTAAGTCTCTATATCCCAAATCAACAATTATATTCGGAGGTATTCATCCAACTGTGGCGCCAGAGGAGGTGATTAGCAAGCCATCAATTGACCTTGTGGTCAGGGGAGAGGCTGAACCGGTAATTGAACAAATAGTTAATAGCCATAAGAACGGGTTGGGGTTTAAAGATATTTTATCATGTTCTTATAAAGACAGTGGTAAGATTATACATAAACCAATGGCGCCTTTAATTGATATTAACCTTTTGCCGGATATTCCGTACCATCTATTTGACTCGAAAATTTATGATATGGGTTTTATCATTTCGTCACGGGGCTGTCCTTATAATTGTGTTTTTTGCAGCCAACGTGCAATCAACGGCAATAAGTATCGCTACAGAGCCACTGATAAAGTGATTAAGGAGATTGAAACATTAGTAGATAGATATGCCCCTTCTAATATTATGTTTTTTGATGATATTTTCACTATTCATAAGAAAAGGATTTATGAACTCTGCCAAGGTATTATTGATAAAGGATTGCACAATAAGGCAGAGTTTACTATGGTAACCCGCGGGGACTGCGTGGATGATGATTTATTGCAAAGACTTCAGGCTGCTAATTTTACAGGATTGGCTTTTGGTGTGGAAACTGCAAGCGAAGAACTGATGAAGATGATTGATAAACAAGAAACTGTACAGGATATTGTCAATGGAATAAATCTGGCTAAAAAGTATGGTTTTGGTGTAGATACTGTTTTTATTTATGGGCTTCCCGGTGAAACCAGGGCCGATAGGGTCGCATCACTTAATTTGGCAATCTCATTGGATGTTTCAAAAGCAAGATTTAACAATGCCACTCCTTATCCTGGAAGCAGATTATATGATATTGCGAAAAAAGAAAATAATTTAAATATAGTTGGCGCTTGGGAGAATTTTCATCCCACAGGGGTTTTAACATCTCTAAAGCCATTTGAACATCCGTTGCCGTATTATCCACAAGGGTCAACTAAAGAAGAGATAATCATGGATGTTATACAAGCCAATATGTTGTATTTTTTACAGCCAAAACGTTTTTGGACGCTTATAAAAAATGCCATTAGAGGGGGAGGAACTAAATGGTTAGAACTTCCGCCAAAGTGGTGGATGTCTACATACTACATTAGGTGCGTATTTGAAGTTATTATGGTCAACTGTAAAAGGCTATTATGGTTAATAAAGTGGAAATTTCAGGGTAAGTTATTGACACAATATAAAAAAGGATAA
- a CDS encoding methyltransferase domain-containing protein — MKEIESGVNPDIHWYYQTKKIPLFRYIEKLYKLERQKFNVIDIGAGSGFFSNELYKNYAQFINNICLVDTGYTDKEIILSRHAPSEKTNEIPSNISHSLVIMMDVLEHVEDDLDLLIQIKRASSGKNYFFITVPAFQSLWSSHDVYLGHHRRYEITELQSLLTNADFNITDIYYIYGGIYPLVWLLRKFKTSDTSDMKPVSPLANFLLKAVNAFEMNFRKYNWFFGVTCVAEGFILNKGDIREKNVCPI, encoded by the coding sequence TTGAAAGAGATTGAAAGCGGCGTTAATCCAGATATTCATTGGTATTATCAAACAAAAAAGATACCACTTTTTAGATATATAGAGAAGTTATACAAATTGGAAAGGCAAAAGTTTAACGTAATTGACATTGGAGCCGGCTCCGGTTTTTTTTCTAATGAACTATACAAAAATTATGCTCAATTCATAAACAATATTTGTCTCGTGGATACTGGATATACTGATAAAGAGATAATCTTATCAAGGCATGCCCCATCAGAAAAAACAAATGAAATTCCATCAAATATTTCACATTCTCTGGTGATAATGATGGATGTTTTGGAGCATGTAGAAGACGATCTGGACTTGCTTATTCAAATTAAAAGAGCTTCATCCGGCAAAAATTATTTTTTCATTACTGTGCCTGCATTTCAAAGTTTGTGGTCTTCTCACGATGTTTATCTTGGACATCACAGAAGATATGAGATTACAGAGTTGCAAAGCTTACTTACCAATGCAGATTTTAATATTACCGATATTTACTACATATATGGAGGTATTTATCCTCTGGTGTGGTTATTACGAAAATTTAAAACATCCGATACTTCGGATATGAAACCGGTGTCTCCTCTTGCCAACTTTTTGCTCAAAGCAGTTAATGCTTTTGAAATGAATTTTAGAAAATATAATTGGTTTTTTGGGGTAACATGTGTGGCGGAAGGGTTCATTCTAAATAAAGGAGATATAAGGGAGAAAAATGTATGTCCGATATAA